In Heliangelus exortis chromosome Z, bHelExo1.hap1, whole genome shotgun sequence, a genomic segment contains:
- the NANS gene encoding N-acetylneuraminate-9-phosphate synthase, whose translation MSREFELCPGRRIGGEQPCFIIAEIGQNHQGDLAIAKRMIRMAKDCGADCAKFQKSELEYKFNKKALERPYTSKHSWGKTYGEHKRHLEFSHDQYRELKKYAEEIGIFFTASGMDEMAVEFLHELDVPFFKVGSGDTNNFPYLEKTAKKGRPMVISSGMQSMNTMHQVYQIVKPINPNFCFLQCTSAYPLQPEDVNLRVISAYQTAFPDIPIGYSGHETGIAISVAAVAMGAKVVERHVTLDKTWKGSDHQASLEPNELAELVKAIRTVEKAMGSPVKQLLPCEMACNEKLGKSVVAKVMIPEGAVLTLDMLTVKVGEPKGFPPEAIFDLVGQKVKKKIEEDETITEQAVENHVKKVKC comes from the exons ATGTCGCGGGAGTTCGAGTTGTGCCCCGGGCGCCGCATCGGCGGCGAGCAGCCGTGTTTCATCATCGCCGAGATCGGGCAGAACCACCAGGGCGACCTGGCCATCGCCAAGCGCATGATCCGCATGGCCAAG GACTGTGGAGCAGACTGTGCTAAGTTCCAGAAGAGTGAACTGGAGTACAAATTCAACAAGAAAGCACTGGAAAGACCCTATACTTCTAAACACTCCTGGGGAAAAACCTATGGGGAGCACAAGCGCCACTTGGAGTTTAGTCATGACCAATATAGAGAGCTCAAGAAATATGCAGAAGAGATTGgcatttttttcacagcttctgGCATGGATGAG ATGGCTGTGGAATTTCTACATGAACTGGATGTTCCATTTTTCAAAGTAGGATCAGGAGATACAAACAATTTTCCATATTTGGAAAAGACCGCAAAGAAAG GTCGCCCAATGGTGATTTCCAGTGGGATGCAGTCAATGAACACAATGCATCAGGTTTATCAGATCGTGAAGCCCATCAATCCAAACTTCTGCTTCCTGCAGTGCACAAGTGCATACCCACTTCAGCCAGAGGATGTCAATCTCCGTGTTATATCG GCATACCAGACAGCTTTTCCTGATATCCCCATCGGCTATTCGGGGCATGAAACTGGCATAGCCATTTCAGTGGCAGCTGTTGCTATGGGTGCTAAGGTAGTGGAACGCCACGTGACTCTCGACAAAACATGGAAAGGAAGTGACCACCAAGCATCCCTGGAGCCAAATGAACTGGCAGAGCTAGTGAAAGCCATCCGTACAGTGGAAAAAGCAATGGGTTCTCCAGTGAAACAACTCTTGCCCTGTGAAATGGCTTGCAATGAAAAG CTGGGAAAGTCTGTTGTGGCAAAAGTGATGATTCCTGAGGGTGCAGTACTGACACTTGACATGCTGACAGTTAAAGTGGGAGAGCCTAAGGGATTTCCCCCAGAAGCCATCTTCGATCTGGTGGgccagaaagttaaaaaaaaaatcgaagAAGACGAAACCATCACTGAGCAAGCAGTGGAAAATCATGTTAAAAAAGTCAAGTGCTAA
- the TRIM14 gene encoding tripartite motif-containing protein 14 codes for MDATGDALFCFGFFHCRVGTHGVYLKDLEERKEQEAGNRRGIEQAANNLKVKCGLILYWEWECSCQTVTELQLLLQEEESLAKNFIDRKTQQALEAHDKKLESCQQKLATLDSFLHRIRQLQQHSDPVQLLEMKYTGIEKEMQEARHLLEHWHPVPFSFEHIRNHYKHFVTVLQSVLQKPLEGQLKEDVFSGLNATAKKDLGTVLKTLSPVDQLLFLKCKYG; via the exons ATGGATGCCACAGGGGATG cattgttttgttttggttttttccattgtCGTGTGGGAACTCACGGTGTGTATTTGAAGGATctagaagagagaaaagagcaagaagCTGGTAACAGAAGGGGTATAGAGCAGGCTGCTAATAATCTGAAGGTAAAGTGTGGTCTGATTCTCTACTGG GAATGGGAAT GCAGCTGTCAGACAGTGACTGAGCTCCAATTACTACTACAGGAGGAGGAGAGTCTAGCAAAAAACTTTATTGATAGAAAGACTCAGCAGGCTCTGGAAGCACATGATAAGAAGCTGGAGTCCTGTCAACAAAAGCTTGCAACCCTGGACAGCTTCTTGCATCGAATCAGACAATTACAACAGCACAGTGATCCTGTTCAGTTGCTGGAGATG AAATACACAGGAATTGAGAAGGAAATGCAAGAGGCCAGGCACCTGCTGGAACATTGGCATCCAGTGCCTTTCTCATTTGAGCACATACGTAACCATTATAAGCACTTTGTGACAGTTCTTCAGTCCGTTCTACAGAAACCACTAGAAGGCCAGCTTAAAGAAG ATGTTTTCAGTGGCCTTAATGCCACTGCAAAGAAGGACCTTGGAACAGTGTTAAAAACCCTGTCTCCTGTTGATCAGttgcttttcttaaaatgtaagTATGGTTGA